Proteins from one Amycolatopsis benzoatilytica AK 16/65 genomic window:
- the zapE gene encoding cell division protein ZapE: MPAAALTDRFPELGPDELIASLVPPPRFGEARFSTYLPNPDEPSQAAAVEACSAFASRIGAAKAKKSRLRTLFGGGAAIPDGPMGLYLDGGFGVGKTHLLASTWHETPGPKAYGTFVELTHLVGALGFGNAVERLSEHRLLAIDEFELDDPGDTTLVSRLLQELTDAGVYVAATSNTLPDKLGEGRFAAEDFLREIQALSRRFGVVRVDGPDYRHRGLPDAPPPVSDEELDASAEAREGSTLDDFGALMAHLERLHPSRYGKLLDGVQRVHLKHVAPAPDQNVGLRLVAFADRLYDRAIPLVVSGVPLPELFGEEMLNGGYRKKYLRAISRLTALARDAVTAPPATR; this comes from the coding sequence ATGCCCGCAGCTGCCCTGACCGACCGGTTTCCCGAGCTCGGGCCCGACGAGCTGATCGCGTCCCTCGTGCCGCCGCCCCGGTTCGGCGAGGCCCGGTTCTCCACCTACCTGCCCAACCCCGACGAGCCCAGCCAGGCCGCCGCGGTCGAGGCGTGTTCCGCGTTCGCGTCGCGGATCGGCGCGGCGAAGGCGAAGAAGTCGCGGCTGCGCACGCTGTTCGGCGGCGGGGCGGCGATCCCGGACGGGCCGATGGGGCTCTATCTCGACGGCGGGTTCGGAGTCGGCAAGACCCATCTGCTCGCTTCGACCTGGCACGAGACGCCCGGCCCCAAGGCGTACGGCACCTTCGTGGAGCTGACCCACCTCGTCGGCGCGCTCGGATTCGGCAACGCGGTCGAGCGGCTGTCCGAGCACCGGCTGCTCGCGATCGACGAGTTCGAACTCGACGACCCCGGCGACACGACGCTGGTCAGCCGGCTGCTGCAGGAGCTGACCGACGCCGGCGTGTACGTCGCGGCGACGTCCAACACCCTGCCGGACAAGCTCGGCGAAGGCCGGTTCGCGGCGGAGGACTTCCTGCGCGAAATCCAGGCGTTGTCGCGGCGGTTCGGCGTCGTCCGGGTCGACGGGCCCGACTACCGGCACCGCGGCCTGCCCGATGCGCCGCCGCCAGTCAGCGACGAGGAGCTGGACGCTTCCGCCGAGGCTCGCGAGGGTTCCACTTTGGACGACTTCGGTGCGCTGATGGCTCATCTCGAACGGCTGCACCCGTCCCGTTACGGGAAGCTGCTCGACGGCGTACAGCGAGTGCATCTCAAGCACGTGGCCCCGGCACCGGACCAGAACGTCGGCCTCCGGCTCGTCGCGTTCGCGGACCGGCTGTACGACCGCGCGATCCCGCTGGTCGTCTCGGGAGTGCCGTTGCCGGAGCTGTTCGGCGAGGAGATGCTGAACGGCGGTTACCGCAAGAAGTACTTGCGCGCGATCAGCCGCTTGACTGCGCTGGCTCGCGACGCAGTGACAGCGCCGCCCGCAACGCGGTGA
- a CDS encoding phosphatase PAP2 family protein, producing MNARRALALFAALCVLVAVAVGLLVSPNPPGALDNWAYGRVDGLSTGLLNALVLPTEPYVLIPAIAVIAGICLYLHRRRDAVLAVAGPVLAVALNTWALKPVFDRWKGGTLVYPSGHTVSLVAVLVVVVLLVRLRMAATLVSVVLLGCGAVGMIGLGYHYLTDIAGGACFATGVVTALRAALSLRREPAQSSG from the coding sequence GTGAACGCGAGGCGAGCGCTTGCCCTCTTCGCTGCTTTGTGCGTACTCGTGGCGGTGGCGGTGGGCCTGCTGGTCTCGCCGAATCCGCCTGGTGCGCTGGACAATTGGGCTTACGGGAGAGTTGACGGGTTGAGCACCGGCCTGCTCAACGCATTGGTGCTGCCGACTGAGCCGTACGTGCTGATCCCCGCGATCGCCGTCATCGCCGGGATTTGCTTGTACCTGCACCGACGGCGGGACGCAGTGCTGGCCGTGGCCGGGCCGGTGCTCGCGGTCGCGCTGAACACCTGGGCGTTGAAACCCGTCTTCGACCGGTGGAAGGGCGGCACGCTCGTGTATCCGAGCGGCCACACAGTGAGTCTGGTGGCGGTACTCGTGGTCGTGGTGCTGCTGGTTCGGCTGAGGATGGCCGCAACGCTGGTCAGCGTGGTTCTGCTCGGGTGCGGAGCCGTCGGCATGATCGGTCTCGGCTACCACTACCTCACCGACATCGCCGGCGGCGCGTGTTTCGCCACCGGCGTCGTCACCGCGTTGCGGGCGGCGCTGTCACTGCGTCGCGAGCCAGCGCAGTCAAGCGGCTGA